A window of Cyclopterus lumpus isolate fCycLum1 chromosome 14, fCycLum1.pri, whole genome shotgun sequence contains these coding sequences:
- the LOC117742963 gene encoding olfactory receptor 1-like produces the protein MNLFNSALGKNITFVHPAYFIISGFSGILNIKYYYVFLCFVYIVTVLGNTVVMAVIYFDHNLRTPKYIAVFNLAFVDLFGSSALMPKLLDIFLFNHRYIPYNDCLTFLFFCYSCLCMQSFNLVALSYDRLIAIIFPLHYQVKVTHRFMLSLIASFWVFVITVVLIAVGLLTRLSFCESVVINSYFCDHGQLYRLSCNDHSPSSIISFLYPVLIFWLPLIFILLSYLYIGCTLVKVATVQEGLKAFKTCISHLSLVAIYFIPVLITFTLMEKIHPNFRIMNLSLTSIFPPMLNPIIYVLQTQEIKVSVKRLLKIKGKSKIIKK, from the coding sequence ATGAATTTATTCAACTCGGCTCTTGGGAAAAACATCACTTTTGTGCATCCTGCATACTTCATAATAAGTGGTTTTTCTGGCATCCTCAATATCAAGTATTACTATGTCTTCCtctgttttgtttatattgttacaGTGCTTGGGAACACAGTTGTGATGGCAGTAATATACTTCGATCATAATCTGAGAACACCTAAATATATTGCAGTCTTTAATCTTGCATTTGTGGACCTGTTTGGTAGCTCTGCTCTGATGCCGAAGCTTCTGGACATCTTTCTGTTTAACCATCGATACATCCCCTACAACGACTGCTTgacattcctttttttctgctaCAGCTGCCTTTGCATGCAGTCATTTAATCTGGTTGCACTTTCCTATGACCGACTAATTGCCATCATCTTCCCTCTGCACTATCAGGTGAAGGTGACCCACAGGTTCATGCTGTCGTTGATTGCCTCTTTCTGGGTCTTTGTTATTACTGTTGTTCTTATTGCAGTTGGTCTTCTTACGAGGCTTTCTTTCTGTGAGTCTGTGGTTATTAACAGCTATTTCTGTGACCATGGCCAGCTATACAGGCTTTCATGTAATGACCATTCCCCCAGTTCTATCATTAGTTTTCTGTACCCTGTTCTTATTTTTTGGCTTCCATTAATTTTCATCTTGTtaagttatttatatattggcTGCACTTTAGTTAAAGTGGCGACAGTTCAAGAAGGTCTCAAAGCCTTTAAAACATGCATAAGTCACCTCTCATTGGTGgcaatatattttattccaGTGTTAATCACATTTACTCTGATGGAAAAAATACATCCAAATTTCAGGATCATGAACCTGTCCTTGACCTCAATTTTTCCTCCCATGCTGAACCCAATCATTTATGTTTTGCAGACACAAGAAATCAAAGTATCAGTGAAAAGGTTATTGAAAATCAAAGGGAAATCCAAAATCATAAAGAAATGA
- the LOC117742859 gene encoding olfactory receptor 1-like translates to MNLFNSALGKNITFVLPAYFVISGFSGILNIKYYYVFLCFVYIVTVLGNTVVMAVIYFDHNLRTPKYIAVFNLALVDLFGSSALMPKLLDIFLFNHRYIPYNDCLTFFFFCYSSLSMQSFNLVALSYDRLIAIIFPLHYQVKVTHRFMLSLIASFWVFVITVVLIAVGLLTRLSFCESVVINSYFCDHGQLYRLACNDYTPNVVIAFLLMALILWLPLAFIVLSYVCICYALSKVATVQERYKAFKTCTAHLALVAIYFLPILITFTIGSKIHQNARILNLSLTSIFPPMLNPIIYVLQTQEIKVSVKRLLKIRKETKIKVKKVIIK, encoded by the coding sequence ATGAATTTATTCAACTCGGCTCTTGGGAAAAACATCACTTTTGTGCTTCCTGCGTATTTTGTAATAAGTGGTTTTTCTGGCATCCTCAATATCAAATATTACTATGTCTTCCtctgttttgtttatattgttacaGTGCTTGGGAACACGGTTGTGATGGCAGTAATATACTTCGATCATAATCTGAGAACACCTAAATATATTGCAGTCTTTAATCTTGCATTAGTGGACCTGTTTGGTAGCTCTGCTCTGATGCCGAAGCTTCTTGACATCTTTCTGTTTAACCATCGATACATCCCCTACAACGACTGCttgacattcttttttttctgctacaGCTCTCTTTCCATGCAGTCATTTAATCTGGTTGCACTTTCCTATGACCGACTAATTGCCATCATCTTCCCTCTGCACTATCAGGTGAAGGTGACCCACAGGTTCATGCTGTCGTTGATTGCCTCTTTCTGGGTCTTTGTTATTACTGTTGTTCTTATTGCAGTTGGTCTTCTTACGAGGCTTTCTTTCTGTGAGTCTGTGGTTATTAACAGCTATTTCTGTGACCATGGCCAGCTATACAGGCTGGCTTGCAATGACTACACACCCAACGTTGTCATTGCTTTTTTGTTAATGGCTCTAATCCTTTGGCTTCCACTGGCATTTATTGTGTTAAGTTACGTGTGTATTTGTTATGCTTTGTCTAAAGTGGCCACAGTTCAGGAAAGATACAAGGCCTTTAAAACCTGCACAGCTCATCTTGCATTAGTGGCAATCTATTTCCTCCCAATATTAATCACATTTACTATAGGttcaaaaatacatcaaaatgcCAGGATCTTAAACCTGTCTCTGACCTCTATTTTTCCTCCTATGCTGAACCCAATCATTTATGTTCTGCAGACACAAGAAATCAAAGTATCAGTGAAAAGATTATTAAAAATCAGAAAGGAAACCAAAATTAAAGTGAAGAAAGTTATCATAAAATGA